The genomic window CGGAGGTCGCCAAGCTCGATGCGGGCTATGGGGACGTTCTGTCTTCAATGGTTGAACTGCTGGAAGAAGCTCGTCGGACTTCAGCTCGGGCGGTGAATTCCATCATGACCGCTACTTACTGGGAAATCGGTCGTCGGATCGTGGAGTTGGAGCAAGGTGGAGAGAAACGAGCCGAATACGGAAAGGTGCTCGTAGAACGGCTTGCCAGCGACCTTACTAGTCGGTTCGGACGTGGCTTTTCCAAACGGAATTTGGCGTATATGCGGACGTTTTTCCTGCTTTGGCCAATTGTGCAGACAGTGTCTGCAAAATCTGCGACGAAGAATCTTCAGACGCCGTCTGAAAATTCGCCCACATCGCCCGCGGAATTGCCAATCGTTACAGGAGAACAGCTTACGAGCCTCGCCTCAATCGCCGAGAGATTTCCGTTGCCTTGGTCGCATTACGTCAAATTACTGAGTCTTGACGACGAGAAGGCTCGCAAATTCTACGAGGCAGAAGCCCTCCACGGTGGGTGGTCGGTTCGTCAATTGGATCGGCAGATCGGCAGCAAATTTTACGAGCGGACCCTGCTGTCGAAAAACAAAGCCAACATGCTTCAAAAAGGAACGGAGCCGCAGCCGGGCGATCTGGTCACGCCCGAAGAGCAAATCAAAGACCCCTTCGTGCTGGAGTTTCTCGACCTGAAAGATGAGTACTCCGAAAACGATCTGGAAGATGCCCTGATCCACAAGCTGGAAGACTTTCTGCTGGAACTTGGCAGCGATTTCACCTTCGTGGGTCGGCAGAAGCGACTGCGAATTGGGGATGAGTGGTATCGCATCGACCTGTTGTTCTTCCATCGACGCCTCCGCTGCTTGGTCGTAATCGATCTGAAGATTGGCAAGTTCACTCACGCCGACGCCGGCCAGATGCACATGTACCTAAACTACGCCGCTGAACATTGGACACACGACGGCGAGAACCCACCGGTTGGCTTGATCCTGTGTGCCGAAAAGGACGCTGCTGTGGCTCACTATTCACTGGAAGGCCTGCCCAACAAGGTCATGGCTAGCGAATACAAGCTGGCGTTGCCTGAGGAAAAACTGTTGGAGGAACAGCTTGAACGAACCAAGCGAGCCATCGAGACTCAAGCATCGTCCAATGAAAAATGACAATTCTCAATACCCAACAACTAAGCTCGATCTGTGAAGACCTTGGGGACGAAGACGCTGATGTTCGGCTGGCGTTGCGGCAGTCACTTGCAACCGCAGTGTTTGTTGATGCCCCGAGTAGCCCACCCTGGCTCGAGTAACTTGTAAATGAACGCCTTTGCACGTCCCGGACGGCGAAAAGGGGAAGGGGGCAATAGTGTTCGCGCCGAGACAGGCCTAGGCAGACCAATTAACCACAGATGCACACCGATAAACACCGATACCTCGTCCTCTTAATCTGTGTGGATTCGTGTTCATCCGTGGTTCCACATTTCGGCCCTAGAACTCCAAACCTGACTCGCCTTCATTCCTTTGTCCCCCATTCCTCTGCCGAATCCGCTTCGCCAGGGCTGTCGTTTGACAAAGGAAATGGAGGACAGAGGAATTTTGAAAACCGCTGTTGTTTGCGGGCTCTCCGGTCTTCGGGTGGCAGGCGGTCGGTATGACAGGAAGATGGGGAGGGGACGTGAGCAAAAGAAGGATGATGCGCGGTCGGGGGTTGTGGTGTGGAGAGGAATAGGTGTCAGGAGTCAAGAACAGGGCAAACCTGCGTCGTTTGCATTGAGGGAAACGTGGTAGAACTTAGCTTCACCTGACTTGTCCATCTCCCGAAAGAGGTACTGCAGAATGCAAGACAGCGAAAATGGCGGTCGACGATACCTATGGCCGCGGCAGTTTAGTTTGCGAATCCTTCTCCTGGCGATGCTCTTTCTGGGCCCAATTTGTGGATGGCTGGGCCCGCCGATCATCGCCTTTGTCTATGATGCAATCGTGGCAGACGACGTTGAAGCCACTCCCAAATTCCGCACTCACGGCGGTACCATCTAGGAACAAACGCATCAGGAGCCGTTTTGGTTCAATCAGGTTTGGAAAAACTGCGACGCATCATTGAGGAAAACGACACGATCGCGGGGCGGGCGTTTGATTTGGGCATCCAGGCGTTGATCTTTGTATCGCTGCTGGCGTTTTCGATCGAAACGCTGCCCGAGCTGCCCGCCGGCTTGCGGCCGTGGCTGCGGCGGACCGAAGTGGTCACCGTGACGTTGTTCACCGCCGAATACGTGACCCGCCTGATCGTGGCTCGCAACAAGTTCGGGTTCATGTTC from Roseimaritima ulvae includes these protein-coding regions:
- a CDS encoding PDDEXK nuclease domain-containing protein; its protein translation is MVELLEEARRTSARAVNSIMTATYWEIGRRIVELEQGGEKRAEYGKVLVERLASDLTSRFGRGFSKRNLAYMRTFFLLWPIVQTVSAKSATKNLQTPSENSPTSPAELPIVTGEQLTSLASIAERFPLPWSHYVKLLSLDDEKARKFYEAEALHGGWSVRQLDRQIGSKFYERTLLSKNKANMLQKGTEPQPGDLVTPEEQIKDPFVLEFLDLKDEYSENDLEDALIHKLEDFLLELGSDFTFVGRQKRLRIGDEWYRIDLLFFHRRLRCLVVIDLKIGKFTHADAGQMHMYLNYAAEHWTHDGENPPVGLILCAEKDAAVAHYSLEGLPNKVMASEYKLALPEEKLLEEQLERTKRAIETQASSNEK